The following are encoded in a window of Syntrophus gentianae genomic DNA:
- the xth gene encoding exodeoxyribonuclease III, whose amino-acid sequence MDRFRIATYNVNSIRSRLPIVISWLKEYRPDVFCMQETKVADDRFPAEAFSDIGYSIVFRGNKQYNGVAVASREEPERVLVGLNAGGEDSAEDRLIAVRCSKVWVINTYVPQGRDKENPQFAYKLQWYDRFREFLEKNWSSDDSLIWCGDLNVAPESIDVHDPKRLLGHVCFTPEVWDAFARVKSWGLEDLFRKFHPGEPQNYTFFDYRVPRSVERKLGWRIDHILATPVLAERCNGCTIDLNSRLAEKPSDHVILFADFF is encoded by the coding sequence ATGGACCGATTCAGGATCGCCACCTACAATGTAAATTCCATTCGTTCCCGTCTTCCCATCGTTATTTCCTGGCTTAAGGAATATCGGCCGGATGTCTTCTGCATGCAGGAGACGAAAGTGGCGGATGACCGGTTTCCCGCCGAGGCCTTTTCGGATATCGGCTATTCCATCGTTTTTCGGGGGAATAAACAGTACAACGGTGTGGCGGTCGCTTCTCGGGAAGAGCCCGAACGCGTTTTAGTCGGCTTGAATGCCGGGGGCGAAGATTCCGCTGAAGACCGGCTGATTGCCGTCCGCTGTTCCAAGGTATGGGTGATCAATACCTACGTCCCTCAAGGGCGGGATAAGGAAAACCCCCAGTTCGCCTACAAACTTCAGTGGTACGATCGTTTCCGGGAATTTCTCGAAAAAAACTGGTCGTCGGACGACTCCCTGATCTGGTGCGGCGATCTCAATGTAGCCCCGGAAAGCATCGACGTCCATGATCCCAAGCGGCTTCTGGGCCATGTCTGCTTTACGCCTGAGGTGTGGGATGCCTTCGCCCGGGTGAAGTCCTGGGGGCTGGAGGATCTCTTCCGGAAGTTCCATCCCGGCGAGCCGCAAAACTACACGTTTTTCGATTACCGCGTTCCCCGGTCGGTGGAAAGGAAACTGGGCTGGCGTATTGACCACATCCTCGCCACCCCCGTCCTTGCCGAGCGCTGCAACGGCTGCACCATCGATCTCAATTCGCGATTGGCCGAAAAACCATCGGACCACGTAATTCTCTTTGCGGATTTCTTTTGA
- a CDS encoding GAF domain-containing protein, whose translation MGDILDMLKKNEEIAKKFLKVESALNSADTPSKLLETLLKQLEVEFNIPYVWFTFVQRTGNEDLIRHLAMAESLRGQVGILDEASFTEILPQKNLPVLANENLRPFYRLFPQTRKFFLKSIAVVPLILNGLLIGSLNLGDASPERYYPGMDTSLLQQLAGKVSEHLVRMVPPPRKKSGKSGVSQDLTGSEPGVSGSESEK comes from the coding sequence ATGGGTGACATCCTGGACATGCTGAAGAAAAATGAAGAAATCGCCAAAAAATTTCTGAAAGTTGAGTCGGCGCTGAATTCTGCGGACACTCCCTCGAAATTGCTGGAAACGCTTCTGAAACAGTTGGAAGTGGAGTTTAACATTCCCTATGTCTGGTTCACGTTTGTGCAGCGGACGGGAAATGAGGATCTGATCCGGCATCTGGCCATGGCGGAAAGCCTCAGGGGGCAGGTGGGCATCCTCGATGAAGCCTCCTTCACGGAGATTCTTCCCCAGAAAAATCTGCCCGTTCTTGCCAATGAGAATCTCCGCCCCTTTTATCGACTGTTTCCACAAACCCGCAAATTCTTTCTCAAATCCATCGCGGTGGTTCCGTTGATTCTAAATGGGCTCTTGATCGGCAGTCTCAATCTTGGAGATGCTTCTCCGGAACGCTATTATCCGGGGATGGATACAAGCCTGCTTCAGCAGCTTGCCGGAAAAGTATCGGAACACCTTGTGCGGATGGTTCCCCCTCCGCGGAAGAAGTCCGGCAAGTCCGGAGTATCTCAGGATCTTACCGGTTCGGAACCCGGGGTTTCAGGATCAGAATCAGAAAAGTAA
- a CDS encoding MFS transporter yields MGIKRNLYWGWYVVLGAFLIMGINYGARYCFGIFVKPMSLEYGWSRSVISLGASLMILTYGIGGIFSGYLLDRMAPRRIMMIGATLASAGMILTGFVSSPWQYYLTYGLLCGAGSSCFGVVVCGSSVGKWFTTNRGIAIGTASVGIGVGTMILSPLLGYIVQASWQKGFLFLGLSIFIIVMGLAQGLMKKTPPDTEGLFPEGQLPKANPSHSETPLSSTDKLKSASSRTTEQPLSLAQVFRDSRFWLLALCYSLAVMAEMAIFVHQVAFAIDQGINRMAAAASLGFLGVASILGRFFFGWFSDRISDAKYASSIGFFMMAVGAAILMNAHSTTILLVYALFFGFGYGSIAPMMPILLADRFGLGVLGTTYGVLTFFAAGIGGSAGPLLCGIIYDRFGSYDYAWQINLSILIVITFLILILKPRVPNR; encoded by the coding sequence GTGGGCATAAAACGGAATCTCTACTGGGGCTGGTACGTTGTTCTCGGCGCTTTTCTGATCATGGGAATCAACTACGGTGCCCGTTACTGTTTCGGCATCTTTGTGAAGCCCATGTCCCTAGAATATGGCTGGTCCCGTTCCGTGATTTCCCTGGGCGCCTCCCTGATGATCCTGACTTACGGAATCGGCGGGATTTTCTCCGGCTATCTGCTCGATCGGATGGCTCCGCGACGGATTATGATGATCGGCGCCACGCTCGCCTCTGCAGGAATGATCCTGACGGGCTTTGTGTCATCCCCCTGGCAATACTATCTCACTTACGGGCTTCTCTGCGGGGCGGGAAGCTCCTGTTTCGGCGTCGTCGTTTGCGGTTCCTCCGTAGGGAAATGGTTTACAACAAACCGGGGCATAGCCATTGGAACGGCCTCCGTGGGGATCGGGGTGGGGACCATGATTCTCTCCCCCCTGCTTGGCTATATCGTTCAGGCAAGCTGGCAGAAGGGGTTTCTCTTCCTGGGACTTTCCATCTTCATCATCGTGATGGGTCTGGCCCAGGGGCTGATGAAGAAAACCCCTCCGGATACGGAAGGATTGTTTCCGGAAGGACAGCTTCCGAAAGCCAATCCGTCACACTCGGAAACGCCCCTTTCCTCAACGGACAAGCTTAAATCAGCCTCTTCCCGGACAACAGAACAGCCGCTTTCCCTGGCGCAGGTCTTCAGGGACTCACGATTCTGGCTCCTCGCCCTGTGTTACAGCCTTGCCGTCATGGCTGAAATGGCCATCTTTGTTCACCAGGTGGCCTTCGCAATCGACCAGGGTATCAATCGAATGGCGGCGGCGGCTTCGCTGGGGTTTCTCGGAGTTGCCAGCATTCTCGGCCGATTTTTCTTTGGCTGGTTCAGCGATCGGATTTCCGATGCCAAATACGCCTCCAGCATCGGTTTTTTCATGATGGCTGTTGGTGCGGCCATTTTGATGAACGCCCACAGCACAACCATTCTGCTTGTTTACGCGCTGTTTTTTGGGTTCGGATATGGATCCATCGCCCCGATGATGCCCATCCTGCTGGCCGATCGTTTCGGGCTGGGCGTCCTAGGAACGACTTATGGCGTGCTGACTTTTTTCGCGGCCGGTATCGGCGGCAGCGCGGGGCCATTGCTGTGCGGAATTATCTATGATCGATTCGGTTCTTACGACTACGCCTGGCAGATCAATCTTTCCATCCTGATCGTCATTACTTTTCTGATTCTGATCCTGAAACCCCGGGTTCCGAACCGGTAA
- a CDS encoding DEAD/DEAH box helicase, translating to MGKPPDGAFVPDEFQLQALEAISSNDCLVMAPTGSGKTWIAEQAILSVFQRGGRCWYASPLKALSNAKWVEFSHRFGAEHVGILTGDTKENPDAPIIVGTTEILRNQLYDVMQRGGDLRCDLVILDEAHYLGDRDRGVVWEEIMIYLPVRVNLLLLSATIGNGDEIAAWLSTTRKKTCAVIREEKRPVPLFPLFLHPSGRMMPLMESRKLYGKVTEYIVARKTRRLGKSAALDFGEVIHLMEAYDLLPAIFFLKSRSECDAALKSCTRLAEKPSDERFYYDLEELLSRFPFLRQHRQLQCLIDYRVAAHHGGQLPAWKFFVETMMKKGHLRAIFATSTVAAGVNYPARTIVLFNSDLFNGHEFCPLSGTEFHQMTGRAGRRGLDNIGFMLAVPGRFMDLIHVKKLLYEPPDEIVSQIRNDFSMVLNLLLSQTPETIRDIFENSLASYQHQKLNLWKEFLRHLEFLKAEGFVDASDRLTENGIWASQLRLDQPLLIAEGLRTRGFPEKDEKLLAALVAPFVYDSDQELLLDKRSISRKLSRAFIRLVRKLGPLTERMTESGFPVQPLYFWTSIAVYAWASGEDWDAILERLGVSDGEMAMLILRTADNLRQIASLKETHPEMADLAMKARDAILREPVVFEWEG from the coding sequence ATCGGCAAACCGCCGGACGGGGCATTTGTCCCGGATGAATTTCAGCTTCAAGCCCTAGAGGCAATTTCAAGTAATGACTGTCTGGTGATGGCGCCCACCGGTTCCGGAAAAACCTGGATTGCGGAACAGGCGATTCTGTCCGTATTTCAAAGAGGCGGAAGGTGCTGGTATGCCTCGCCGCTGAAGGCGCTGAGCAACGCCAAATGGGTGGAATTCAGCCACAGATTCGGTGCCGAGCACGTGGGAATCCTCACGGGAGACACCAAGGAAAATCCGGATGCGCCCATTATCGTCGGGACAACGGAGATTCTGCGGAATCAGCTTTACGATGTGATGCAGCGGGGGGGGGACCTGCGCTGTGACCTGGTCATTCTGGATGAGGCCCATTATCTCGGCGATCGGGACCGGGGGGTCGTCTGGGAAGAGATCATGATCTACCTGCCCGTGCGCGTGAACCTGCTGCTCCTTTCCGCAACGATTGGGAACGGGGACGAAATCGCCGCCTGGCTTTCCACCACCCGGAAAAAGACCTGTGCCGTGATCCGAGAGGAGAAGAGACCCGTTCCCCTTTTTCCCCTTTTCCTTCATCCCTCGGGCCGCATGATGCCGCTGATGGAAAGCAGGAAATTGTACGGCAAAGTCACGGAATACATCGTGGCCAGAAAGACGCGGCGGCTGGGAAAGTCCGCTGCCCTCGACTTCGGGGAAGTCATCCATCTGATGGAGGCGTACGATCTCCTTCCGGCTATTTTTTTTCTGAAGTCCCGTTCAGAGTGTGATGCCGCCCTGAAATCCTGCACAAGACTTGCCGAGAAGCCCAGCGACGAACGCTTTTATTACGATCTGGAAGAACTCCTCAGCCGTTTCCCCTTTCTACGTCAACACCGGCAGTTGCAATGCCTCATCGATTACCGGGTCGCCGCGCATCATGGCGGGCAGCTTCCGGCGTGGAAGTTTTTTGTGGAAACCATGATGAAGAAGGGACATCTGCGGGCCATCTTTGCAACCTCGACCGTGGCTGCCGGCGTGAATTATCCCGCCCGGACGATCGTTCTTTTTAACTCCGATCTCTTCAACGGTCACGAATTCTGCCCGCTGAGCGGAACGGAGTTTCACCAGATGACCGGCAGGGCCGGACGAAGAGGACTGGATAACATCGGTTTCATGCTCGCCGTGCCGGGAAGATTCATGGATCTGATTCACGTCAAGAAGCTTCTTTACGAGCCCCCTGACGAGATTGTCAGCCAGATCCGAAATGATTTTTCCATGGTTCTGAATCTTCTGCTGTCCCAGACCCCGGAAACGATCCGGGATATCTTTGAGAACTCCCTGGCTTCCTATCAGCACCAGAAACTCAACCTGTGGAAGGAATTTCTGCGACATCTGGAATTCCTGAAAGCCGAGGGATTCGTAGACGCTTCGGACCGGTTGACGGAGAACGGCATCTGGGCGTCACAGTTACGCCTGGATCAACCCCTGCTGATTGCGGAAGGCCTGAGGACACGCGGATTTCCTGAAAAGGATGAGAAACTGCTGGCGGCCCTGGTTGCACCCTTTGTGTATGATTCCGATCAGGAACTCCTCCTGGATAAGCGCAGCATTTCCCGTAAACTCAGCCGGGCCTTTATCCGTTTGGTCCGCAAGCTCGGACCATTGACGGAACGTATGACTGAGTCCGGTTTTCCTGTACAACCCCTCTATTTCTGGACGAGTATCGCGGTGTATGCTTGGGCTTCCGGGGAAGACTGGGATGCCATCCTTGAGCGGCTCGGCGTATCTGATGGGGAAATGGCCATGCTGATTCTTCGGACGGCGGATAATCTACGACAGATTGCTTCCCTTAAAGAGACCCATCCCGAAATGGCGGATTTGGCCATGAAGGCGCGGGATGCCATTCTGAGGGAACCCGTTGTCTTTGAATGGGAGGGCTGA
- a CDS encoding S1C family serine protease translates to MITRNRFFIRLIWYTLAGVLLLFLWRGYPDIQNWFAPKPDASPRTVAARGDLAADEKATIELFEKSRDSVVFITTKALVRDAWTRNVFTVPRGTGSGFIWDEAGHVITNFHVIKGASEATVRLSDGRDYRAALVGASPSHDIAVLRIGVGFKRPPPVPLGTSHDLKVGQKVFAIGNPFGLDWTLTTGIVSALDRSLGGNGVAIEHLIQTDAAINPGNSGGPLLDSAGRLIGITTAIYSPSGASAGIGFAVPVDTVNRVVPQLIRRGKYIRPALGIQLDEGLNERLKPLLGVKGIVILRIYSGSAAEQAGLKGALITSDGGIVPGDIITSVEGKQVDTVSKLLARLDDYAVGDTVKITVLRENRTLEIAVTLQPGT, encoded by the coding sequence ATGATCACACGGAACCGTTTTTTCATCCGCCTCATCTGGTATACGTTAGCAGGTGTTTTGCTGCTTTTTCTCTGGCGGGGCTACCCGGACATCCAGAACTGGTTTGCCCCGAAACCTGATGCCTCGCCCCGCACCGTGGCCGCCCGGGGTGATCTGGCAGCCGATGAGAAGGCAACCATTGAACTCTTTGAAAAATCCCGCGACTCCGTCGTTTTCATCACGACCAAGGCGTTGGTGCGCGATGCCTGGACACGCAATGTCTTCACGGTACCACGCGGCACGGGTTCCGGCTTTATCTGGGATGAAGCCGGACATGTCATTACAAATTTTCACGTCATCAAAGGCGCGAGCGAGGCTACGGTGAGGCTTAGCGACGGTCGCGACTACAGGGCCGCCCTCGTCGGGGCAAGCCCATCTCATGATATCGCCGTACTGAGGATTGGTGTCGGCTTCAAACGGCCGCCGCCGGTGCCATTGGGAACGAGTCACGATCTGAAGGTTGGTCAAAAAGTATTCGCGATCGGCAACCCCTTTGGCTTGGACTGGACCCTCACCACCGGCATTGTCTCAGCCCTGGATCGGTCCCTCGGCGGCAATGGCGTCGCCATTGAACATTTGATTCAAACCGATGCCGCCATTAACCCAGGCAATTCCGGTGGTCCGCTGCTCGATTCCGCGGGGCGGCTCATCGGCATCACCACGGCCATTTACAGCCCCAGCGGCGCCAGCGCCGGCATTGGATTCGCAGTTCCTGTCGATACGGTAAATCGCGTTGTGCCGCAGCTGATCCGTCGGGGGAAATACATCCGGCCTGCCCTCGGCATTCAATTGGATGAGGGGCTCAATGAGCGGCTGAAACCCCTTTTAGGTGTGAAGGGAATTGTGATCCTGAGGATATATTCAGGATCGGCGGCAGAACAAGCCGGCCTGAAAGGGGCGTTGATTACCTCGGACGGAGGGATTGTACCGGGGGACATCATCACGTCTGTCGAGGGTAAGCAGGTCGATACCGTCAGCAAACTCCTTGCGCGTCTGGATGACTATGCCGTAGGCGATACGGTGAAAATAACGGTGCTTCGCGAAAATCGGACGCTGGAGATCGCCGTTACGCTGCAGCCCGGGACCTGA